In the genome of Sporocytophaga myxococcoides DSM 11118, the window GGACAGCATCGATATTCATACTATGGAAAGCAAATCATGCCCAGGACTATTTTTTGCAGGAGAGGTATTGGATATAGACGGAATTACCGGCGGCTACAACTTTCAGGCTGCGTGGTCAACAGGCTTTGTTGCCGGAAAATCTATTGCAGAAAAATAATCTTTACTTGTATTCTTCAAGCCACTTTAAAGCCTTATCCTCTTCTGTAAAAAGCTTTACAGGAACCTTAGCCGGCTTAAGAAGGATAAAAGTATTTCCAAGTATTTTCTGAACATGGCTTTTGATTAAAATAGCTACAGCCGATGCTCCGAGAAATCCAATATCACTTGCAAGGTATTTTTTAGCCCCATTATAGATATAGACTGTTTCCCTGGCATCGACAAATCCGGGATATGTTTTTCCCTCTATCAATTTTAGTCGGTATTGCACAAGTTTTTCAGCCATTTCCATGTCGATTATCATTCCTTTATGATACCGATACTTTACAACCCCATCTTCCAACCAAAGCTGAAAATATTCCTCCCTTACTATTTCCATCTCAATTTCTTCTTATTCTTAAAATTTCATTAAAAATATTTCTTTCTACTGTAAACCATAAATAATTTATTTAGTATTACAATCCTTATAATAATAAAACCAGAAAATGAAGAAATTACTCTCTTTATCTACTACAGCACCGGAAAAATTTGAAAAAGAAAAAATTAAAAAACTCATTCCTGAATTATCAGAGGAGATCTCTGGTTTTCAAAAAATATTATACGCTCAATCAAAATATAGCCTTTTAGTAATCCTCCAAGGACTTGACGCATCTGGAAAAGATGGACTTGTAAGTACTGTTTTTCATGGGGTTAATCCACTTGGCTGTGATGTCAAATCATTTAAAGCACCTACAAAAGAAGAATTATCCTATGACTTTTTATGGAGAGTGCACAATGCAGTGCCTCCCAAAGGACAAATATATATTTTCAATAGATCCCATTATGAAGATGTGCTGGTTCCCGCTGTAGAAGGATGGATTGACAAGGGTGAGCTCAAAAACAGATTTGAGCATATCAATAATTTTGAAAAACTCCTTCAGGATAATGGCACTGTAATATTGAAATTTTACCTGCATGTTTCAAAGAAAGAACAGAAAAAACGACTGAAGGAAAGAAAAACCAATCCTAAGAAATTTTGGAAGCACAATGACGGAGATTGGGAGACTGCCAAAAAATTTGATCATTATCTGGATGCCTATGAGGAAGTTTTTAAACATTGTAAAGCTCCCGAATGGAATATTATACCTTCTGATCAAAATTGGTATAAGGAATATCTGGTTGCGAAGAAAATAAAAGAAACATTAGAAGGAATGAATCTGGAATATCCTGGATTGGAAAAATAAAATCTTAGGGATTCCCCTCATGTTTTTTTGAAAGAAATTATAGATTATAAAAAAACAAAGAATTACAAGTTTTCATCAATTAAAACTTCTTTTAAAATTGATATTATAATTTATAAAAAATTATCCTATTTTAAGAAAAAATTTCACTTTATAAGCTGCCCTTAAGGCACAAATTTAAAAGTTACAACATTCTATATTTCAATGACAAACATTAACAAAAATTGAAAAAATACAAATTTAAATCTAAATAACATAAGGAAAAACACTTATGGGGAAATAGATAACTTTTCTTGATTTACCAGCATTTTCACTACATTTATCCGGAGAAAATTCTATTTAATAGAAAATTAGGAAAATATACTTTTCTGGAGTTTAATGCTTACAGTTTTTTAGTTAAATTTATAATATGATCTGTAGAGGGAAATCACACTATACGATCTGAATTTTTGCAAAGTTTCAAATAAAAATGTAAAAAAATTAAAGGGAATTTTTAAAATCTATTTTTATGAAAAAAACTATACTAGCAGTTGACGATGCGAAATCCATTTTAACAATCATCTATTATTTCTTTAATGAAAAATATGAGGTGATTAAAAAGAATAATGGAAAGGAAGCATTAGATTGGATGCAACAGGGAAACATTCCTGATATTATTATTACCGACATCAATATGCCTGAAATGGGCGGTCAGGAGTTTATGGAACAACTTCAAGCCAGCGGATTTTACAGACATATTCCGGTAATTGTACTATCTGCAATGGACAACAGCGCCGAAAAAGTTAAATTTCTCGGATTAGGAGCTCATGATTATGTTGTAAAGCCATTCAATCCTGAAGAACTTGAATTAAGAATTTCAAACACTTTAAGAATATCTGAAAGGGCTTTGGCTTAATTTAAACTGAATGAAATCCAAAATCGCATTTGTTGGAACTAACTCAGACCTCATTCAAAGCTTAACAGATAAACTACAGGACGAATTTAATATTCGTTGGTTTGACAATAGTATTAGCCTTCTGTATGCAATATCAGAAGAGAATGAAGGTTTTGAAGCAATCGTCACGGAAGGCCCTTTTGAGAGCCCCAAAGGCACGAATTTGTTTCAAAGACTGAGAGGGCATAAGGCTTCAAGGAATATTCCTTTTATTCTTATTGCTGATAATATTGACATTAAGACAAAGAAGCAAATCCATCAACAAGGTGTTAACGAACTTTTTTCTACAAACTTCGACAAAGAGAACTTTGTAAAAAGAGTTCGTTATCTTATTACAAACCCTGTAGAGATTAGTGAATCTATAGAGCAGCAGCCGGGTATTCCTGCTGCTTATAAGATTCCGCTTGCAAAGCGTATATTTGACATTGTTATTTCTCTTTCAATATTGATTTTCCTTTTCCCATTTTTCTGCATCTTGGGATTACTTATAGTTATTGAATCCAGAGGACCAATATTCTATAGTTCCAAAAGAGTAGGAACCGGATATAAGATCTTCAACTTTTACAAATTCCGCTCCATGGGGACAGGAGCTGACAATAAATTGAAGGACATTGCTCACCTGAATCAATACAATAAAAAAGAGGGAGCAGCGTCACCAATATCTGAAAATGAGCTTTGCGACTCATGCAAAGAGCAACGTATATCCTGCCAATCCATTGTTTATCTGGATGGAAATGCTATTTGTGAAAAGGTACATTTTAAAAATAAAATCCTTAAAAACGGAAGCACATTCATCAAAATAAATAATGATCCAAGAGTAACTCGTGTTGGAAAGTTTATCAGGAATACCAGCATTGATGAACTACCTCAATTATTCAATGTGCTTAAAGGAGACATGTCCATTGTAGGTAATCGTCCTCTTCCTTTATACGAAGCTGAAAAAATTACTACTGACCAGTTTACAACCCGCTTTCTGGCTCCTGCCGGAATTACAGGTTTATGGCAGGTTACAAAAAGAGGAACCGGCGAGATGTCCGAGGCTGAACGTATTCAGCTTGATATCGACTATGCCCTCACCTACTCTTTCGTAAATGATATAAAAATTATTTTGAAAACGATTCCGGCTTTAATCCAGAAAGAAAATGTCTGACCAGCCTTTAGTATCAATCATTTCAATTAATTATAACCAGGCTAAAGTTACTTGTGAATTAATCGAATCTCTAAAAAAGGTCCATTACCGCAATATTGAAATTATTGTGGTAGATAATGCATCTTCTGAAGATCTGTCTTCTATAGCTGCATATCCGGAAGTTCGACTAATCAGGAGTAAACAAAATCTTGGATTTTCAGGGGGGAATAACTTAGGTATTAAAGCGGCCAAAGGGGAATATTTTCTTTTTCTGAATAATGACACAGAGGTCGAACCAGATTTCCTGGAACCTCTTGTTTCATTGATGGAGAAAAACAGTAACATCGGAATGGTAACTCCCAAAATTGTCTATTTCGGGACCAACATCATCCAATACGCAGGTTCTTATTCTATCAATCCTTTTACAGGAAGAGGAAGAAAAATCGGCAGTATGGAAACTGATAACGGACAATATAATGACGTAAGAGAAACTTTCTTAGGACATGGTGCAGCCCTGCTTGTTTCCAGGAAGCTTATAAAAACCATTGGACTCATGCCAGAACTGTTTTTTCTTTATTACGAAGAACATGACTGGTGTGAAAGCGCTAAAAGAGCAGGGTTCAAAATCTATTATTCCGGAGTAACCAAGATCTATCATAAGGAATCAATGTCTGTAGGAAAAAACAGCATACTTAAAACCTACTACATGAACAGAAACCGAGTGGTATTTATGAGAAGAAATGTCTTCGGCATAAAACTTCTCATAAGCCTTTTATTTTTCT includes:
- a CDS encoding response regulator transcription factor, coding for MKKTILAVDDAKSILTIIYYFFNEKYEVIKKNNGKEALDWMQQGNIPDIIITDINMPEMGGQEFMEQLQASGFYRHIPVIVLSAMDNSAEKVKFLGLGAHDYVVKPFNPEELELRISNTLRISERALA
- a CDS encoding glycosyltransferase family 2 protein, which encodes MSDQPLVSIISINYNQAKVTCELIESLKKVHYRNIEIIVVDNASSEDLSSIAAYPEVRLIRSKQNLGFSGGNNLGIKAAKGEYFLFLNNDTEVEPDFLEPLVSLMEKNSNIGMVTPKIVYFGTNIIQYAGSYSINPFTGRGRKIGSMETDNGQYNDVRETFLGHGAALLVSRKLIKTIGLMPELFFLYYEEHDWCESAKRAGFKIYYSGVTKIYHKESMSVGKNSILKTYYMNRNRVVFMRRNVFGIKLLISLLFFFCISVPKNTVKFISKGEFDHLKAFYRALAWNLTHLNVSETESFELTESIA
- a CDS encoding PPK2 family polyphosphate kinase; this translates as MKKLLSLSTTAPEKFEKEKIKKLIPELSEEISGFQKILYAQSKYSLLVILQGLDASGKDGLVSTVFHGVNPLGCDVKSFKAPTKEELSYDFLWRVHNAVPPKGQIYIFNRSHYEDVLVPAVEGWIDKGELKNRFEHINNFEKLLQDNGTVILKFYLHVSKKEQKKRLKERKTNPKKFWKHNDGDWETAKKFDHYLDAYEEVFKHCKAPEWNIIPSDQNWYKEYLVAKKIKETLEGMNLEYPGLEK
- a CDS encoding sugar transferase; amino-acid sequence: MKSKIAFVGTNSDLIQSLTDKLQDEFNIRWFDNSISLLYAISEENEGFEAIVTEGPFESPKGTNLFQRLRGHKASRNIPFILIADNIDIKTKKQIHQQGVNELFSTNFDKENFVKRVRYLITNPVEISESIEQQPGIPAAYKIPLAKRIFDIVISLSILIFLFPFFCILGLLIVIESRGPIFYSSKRVGTGYKIFNFYKFRSMGTGADNKLKDIAHLNQYNKKEGAASPISENELCDSCKEQRISCQSIVYLDGNAICEKVHFKNKILKNGSTFIKINNDPRVTRVGKFIRNTSIDELPQLFNVLKGDMSIVGNRPLPLYEAEKITTDQFTTRFLAPAGITGLWQVTKRGTGEMSEAERIQLDIDYALTYSFVNDIKIILKTIPALIQKENV